A genomic stretch from Hemibagrus wyckioides isolate EC202008001 linkage group LG02, SWU_Hwy_1.0, whole genome shotgun sequence includes:
- the LOC131363893 gene encoding uncharacterized protein LOC131363893: protein MQSPTLTRISPNSVVSPGEVLQFTCTTPSPTCISVDFSLYKTGTLIKNQTAETTTTFTLTVDESHQGQYTCDYSYRESNSTSSRSNSITITVVNLQRPKISFSAADGWSHYRPEGPEMIKGYGFSIICSTEPQYQGGFFHLGFSGSNITRTQSAVNHSAVFLFPEADFDHQGNYRCTYEVNVSSRTFTSTPTEPLFVTVKVYLPPYIGIGVTAGLLLILVPVIICFMKKQKRRKFQRDKNNDSQCAKNTYEFPQAEIETDGEDVYENAETIFCQKDDSENLDNDYINFEADEERSDANVVYINVDAVEQRRKMDNDYEDAEIYANCVE, encoded by the exons ATGCAGAGTCCCACACTGACTCGGATCTCCCCAAACTCTGTGGTCTCACCTGGAGAAGTTCTTCAGTTCACATGTACCACACCCAGTCCAACATGCATCTCTGTAGACTTCAGTTTGTATAAAACTGGGACATTAATAAAGAATCAAACTGCAGAGACTACAACAACATTTACTCTGACTGTAGATGAATCACATCAGGGTCAGTACACCTGTGACTACTCCTACAGGGAAAGTAACTCCACATCATCCAGGAGCAACTCTATTACCATTACTGTGG TGAACTTGCAGCGGCCCAAGATCTCCTTCAGTGCTGCTGATGGATGGTCCCACTATAGGCCTGAAGGGCCAGAAATGATCAAGGGCTATGGCTTCTCCATCATCTGCTCCACTGAACCTCAGTATCAAGGAGGTTTCTTCCACTTGGGGTTCAGTGGATCCAACATCACCAGAACTCAGTCAGCTGTGAACCACTCAGCCGTCTTCCTTTTTCCTGAAGCAGATTTTGATCATCAGGGAAACTACAGATGTACTTATGAAGTTAACGTGTCTTCACGTACCTTTACCTCCACTCCCACTGAACCCCTTTTCGTCACTGTGAAAG TATATCTGCCTCCCTACATTGGTATTGGAGTGACAGCAGGACTTCTTCTCATCTTAGTTCCAGTCATCATTTGCTtcatgaagaaacagaaaagacgGAAATTTCAGAGGGACAAGAACAATGATTCACAGT GTGCCAAAAACACATATGAGTTTCCCCAAGCAGAGATTGAGACAGATGGCGAAGATGTTTATGAAAATGCAGAAACCATTTTCTGTCAGAAGGATGATTCGGAGAACTTGGATAACGACTACATTAATTTCGAGGCTGATGAAGAGAGAAGTGATGCAAATGTTGTCTATATTAATGTTGATGCTGTGGAACAAAGACGTAAAATGGACAATGACTATGAGGATGCAGAAATTTATGCAAactgtgtagagtag